From Bordetella flabilis, the proteins below share one genomic window:
- a CDS encoding amino acid ABC transporter permease — protein sequence MIEFTLWDIVRNLLMAARWTIGLAAVAFAGGSVLGLLVLAMRVARPAWLRRAAWAYIELFQGTPLLMQLFLAFFGLALAGMDVPAWLAACTALVLWSAAFLAEIWRGCVEAIPRGQWEASASLAMSYGQQLRHVILPQALRIAVAPTVGFAVQIIKGTALTSIIGFTELSKASTIITNATFNPFTVYAVAAIIYFLLCWPLSRASQRLERKLNASHRA from the coding sequence ATGATCGAGTTCACGCTCTGGGATATCGTGCGCAACCTGCTGATGGCGGCGCGTTGGACGATCGGTCTGGCCGCTGTCGCCTTCGCCGGTGGCAGCGTGCTGGGCCTGCTCGTACTGGCGATGCGCGTGGCCCGGCCGGCGTGGCTGCGGCGCGCGGCCTGGGCCTATATCGAACTGTTCCAGGGTACGCCGCTTCTCATGCAGCTGTTCCTGGCCTTCTTCGGGCTGGCGCTGGCAGGGATGGACGTGCCCGCATGGCTGGCCGCCTGCACGGCACTCGTGTTGTGGTCCGCAGCCTTCCTGGCGGAGATCTGGCGCGGCTGCGTGGAAGCGATTCCGCGCGGGCAATGGGAGGCCTCCGCCAGCCTGGCAATGAGCTACGGGCAGCAACTGAGGCATGTGATCCTGCCACAGGCCCTGCGTATCGCCGTGGCGCCCACGGTCGGCTTCGCCGTACAGATCATCAAAGGCACGGCGTTGACGTCCATCATCGGTTTCACGGAGCTGTCCAAGGCCAGCACCATCATCACCAACGCCACGTTCAATCCCTTCACCGTGTATGCGGTGGCGGCGATTATCTACTTCCTGCTGTGCTGGCCGCTGTCGCGCGCCAGCCAGCGCCTGGAAAGGAAACTCAATGCCTCTCATCGCGCTTGA
- a CDS encoding methyl-accepting chemotaxis protein, translating to MEEARSVSDLSQWIGKITSGKIRDIKEITLETRLLGLNAAIEASHVGEAGRGFAIVAGRVREVSERVEALANSLQAELRELGDSVTRELRRSRGQRLADLALNAIETIDRNLYERTCDVRWWASDTAVTDALCTPGGEPGDQAARHATQRLAVILDTYTVYLDIWIVDTSGKVLCNGRPASYPGAANHDVSAASWFRQALACRGPDDYASCDIECVPALGGAQAAIYAAPVHQPGGGAAVGVLAVFFDWRKQSAGVLANVRLAPEPGRSVRCMLVDARQRIIASTDGKGLLTDHFSLRLNEEKSGYYSEGDTLCGYAHTPGYETYPGMGWYGVVVDQAA from the coding sequence ATGGAAGAAGCCCGCAGCGTCTCCGACTTGTCGCAGTGGATAGGCAAGATCACCAGCGGCAAAATCCGCGACATCAAGGAAATAACGCTGGAGACCCGGCTGTTGGGCCTGAACGCGGCCATCGAGGCATCGCATGTGGGCGAAGCGGGACGCGGCTTCGCCATCGTCGCGGGCCGGGTGCGTGAAGTGTCCGAGCGCGTCGAGGCGCTGGCCAATTCCCTGCAGGCGGAACTGCGCGAGCTCGGGGACAGCGTGACGCGCGAGCTGCGCCGCAGCCGCGGCCAACGCCTCGCCGACCTGGCGCTCAATGCCATCGAGACGATAGACCGGAATCTGTACGAACGGACCTGCGATGTGCGATGGTGGGCATCCGACACCGCGGTGACGGACGCCTTGTGCACGCCCGGCGGCGAGCCGGGCGACCAGGCGGCCCGGCATGCCACCCAGCGGCTTGCCGTGATCCTGGACACCTATACCGTCTATCTGGACATCTGGATTGTCGATACGTCGGGCAAGGTGCTGTGCAACGGGCGTCCCGCCAGTTATCCCGGCGCGGCAAACCATGATGTCTCGGCGGCCAGTTGGTTCCGCCAGGCGCTGGCCTGCCGAGGCCCCGACGACTACGCCAGTTGCGATATCGAGTGCGTGCCCGCCCTGGGCGGAGCGCAGGCCGCCATCTATGCGGCGCCGGTGCATCAACCGGGCGGCGGCGCCGCGGTGGGCGTGCTGGCGGTCTTCTTCGATTGGCGCAAACAATCGGCCGGAGTCCTGGCCAATGTGCGGCTCGCGCCGGAGCCGGGCCGGTCCGTGCGCTGCATGCTGGTCGACGCGCGCCAGCGCATTATCGCCAGCACCGATGGCAAGGGCCTGCTTACCGATCATTTCTCCCTGCGGCTGAACGAGGAGAAAAGCGGGTACTACAGCGAAGGCGACACGCTGTGCGGCTACGCCCACACGCCGGGGTACGAAACCTACCCGGGCATGGGGTGGTATGGCGTGGTGGTCGATCAGGCCGCCTAG
- a CDS encoding transporter substrate-binding domain-containing protein — protein sequence MNRRHLLLTLCAAATLCAAGPVRADALQDVLKTGRIRIAVPQDFPPFGSVGPDLKPLGYDIDTARLIGQRLGVVVELVPVTSANRIAYLQTGKVDLVISSMGKNAEREKVIDFSAAYAPFFNGVFGPATVKASSAQDLDGKTIGVTRGAVEDIELSKIAPAGATIKRYEDNNGTISAFLSGQVQLVATGNVVAAAILARNPPKKPETKFLIKDSPCYIGLNKNEPALKARLDTILAQAKQDGSLNAISRKWLGADIPAGL from the coding sequence ATGAACCGCAGACATCTACTGTTGACGTTATGCGCCGCCGCGACGCTGTGCGCGGCCGGGCCCGTACGCGCCGATGCGCTTCAGGACGTCCTCAAGACCGGCAGGATACGCATCGCGGTGCCGCAGGATTTCCCGCCATTCGGCTCCGTCGGGCCGGACCTGAAACCTCTCGGCTACGACATCGACACGGCGCGGCTGATCGGCCAGCGTCTAGGTGTGGTGGTCGAACTGGTGCCGGTCACCAGCGCGAACCGGATCGCGTACCTGCAGACCGGCAAAGTCGACCTGGTGATATCCAGCATGGGGAAGAACGCCGAGCGCGAGAAGGTCATCGACTTTTCCGCCGCCTACGCCCCGTTCTTCAACGGCGTGTTCGGGCCCGCGACGGTCAAGGCGAGCAGCGCGCAGGATCTCGACGGCAAGACCATAGGCGTGACACGCGGCGCCGTCGAGGATATAGAACTGTCGAAGATCGCCCCGGCCGGCGCGACCATCAAGCGCTACGAGGACAACAATGGAACGATATCGGCTTTCCTGTCTGGCCAGGTCCAACTGGTGGCGACAGGCAATGTAGTGGCCGCGGCCATCCTGGCGCGCAACCCGCCCAAGAAGCCGGAGACCAAGTTCCTTATCAAGGATTCGCCCTGCTACATCGGACTGAACAAGAATGAGCCCGCGCTGAAGGCCCGGCTCGACACCATCCTGGCCCAGGCCAAGCAGGACGGTTCGCTCAACGCCATCTCGCGCAAGTGGCTCGGCGCCGACATCCCGGCAGGGCTGTAA
- a CDS encoding DSD1 family PLP-dependent enzyme codes for MVDTPSLVLDLDAFERNLQVMQDWADRCKVALRPHAKAHKCPEVALRQAALGARGICVQKVSEALPFVAAGIRDIHVSNEVVGEAKLRLLAALSRQARMSVCVDHASNVAELSRAVAAQGGRIDVLVELDVGQGRCGVASPTAALELARRIESLPGLRFAGLQAYHGSLQHKRGHIERANACREAAARARECARVLGEHGYACPIITGSGTGTAEFDGPGKVYTELQAGTYPFMDADYGDNEWAGPLAFGNSLFLLSSVMSTPSADRVVLDAGLKSTTVECGLPRVHDRPGLIYSAANDEHGVVRVAAGAAAPALGEKLLLVPSHCDPTFNLHDTLVAVRGGVVEGLWPIAARGLSR; via the coding sequence ATGGTGGATACGCCCAGCCTGGTGCTCGACCTCGATGCCTTCGAGCGCAACCTGCAAGTCATGCAGGATTGGGCTGACCGCTGCAAGGTCGCGCTGCGTCCACATGCCAAGGCGCACAAGTGTCCCGAGGTCGCGTTGCGCCAGGCGGCATTGGGCGCCCGCGGCATATGCGTCCAGAAAGTCAGCGAGGCGCTACCGTTCGTGGCGGCCGGCATACGCGACATCCATGTAAGCAACGAGGTGGTCGGCGAAGCCAAGCTGCGGCTGCTCGCCGCCTTGAGCCGCCAGGCGCGGATGAGCGTTTGCGTCGACCATGCGTCCAACGTCGCGGAGTTGTCACGCGCCGTGGCCGCGCAGGGAGGGCGTATCGATGTGCTGGTGGAACTGGATGTCGGGCAGGGCCGCTGCGGCGTCGCTTCGCCCACCGCGGCGCTGGAACTGGCGCGCCGCATCGAAAGCCTGCCCGGATTGCGTTTCGCCGGGCTGCAGGCCTATCACGGGTCCCTGCAGCACAAGCGCGGACACATCGAGCGTGCCAATGCGTGCCGCGAGGCCGCGGCGCGCGCCCGCGAGTGCGCACGGGTGCTCGGCGAACATGGCTACGCCTGCCCCATCATCACCGGCTCGGGCACGGGCACCGCGGAATTCGACGGACCGGGCAAGGTCTATACCGAATTGCAGGCTGGCACCTATCCTTTCATGGATGCCGACTACGGCGATAACGAGTGGGCGGGGCCGCTCGCCTTCGGCAACAGCCTGTTCCTGCTGAGCAGCGTGATGAGTACGCCATCGGCGGACCGTGTCGTACTGGATGCCGGCTTGAAATCCACGACGGTGGAATGTGGCCTGCCGCGCGTCCATGACCGGCCGGGGCTGATCTACAGCGCCGCGAACGATGAGCACGGTGTGGTCCGGGTCGCTGCCGGTGCCGCTGCGCCCGCGCTGGGCGAAAAGCTGCTGTTGGTGCCATCGCATTGCGATCCCACCTTCAATCTGCATGACACCCTGGTCGCGGTGCGCGGTGGTGTGGTGGAAGGGCTCTGGCCCATCGCGGCCCGGGGCTTGAGCCGGTAA
- a CDS encoding M20/M25/M40 family metallo-hydrolase: MSFAATHDLCAFLDAQHDRQVAFLRELVRVPSDNPPGDCEPVARRAEALLQGLGLDVEAYGVPVETVRAHGMRSVVNLIVRHRFGPDGPVVALNAHGDVVPPGDGWRHDPYGGAVEADPLHGPVMYGRGVAVSKSDFATYTWALLALRDAQRRGAPYRGTVELHFTFDEEAGGELGPRWLLDQGYSRPDYAISAGFGYAVTSAHNGCLHLEIAVQGRQAHAAMPHTGADALEAATSVLQALYAFRAELAQRHSATPGIGSPTLTVGLIEGGINTNVVPDRVVCRLDRRMIPEEAGHDAEGELRAIVQAAIAGHPGCRASVRRVMLAQPLAQLPGADRLIAPLRRHAAAVMGTDIPVQGVPLYTDARHYTHSGIPTVLYGAGPRTLLEAGGHNVNENLRLEDLRKATKVVALTLEDLLS, encoded by the coding sequence ATGTCCTTCGCCGCTACTCACGACCTTTGTGCTTTTCTGGATGCCCAGCATGACCGCCAGGTCGCCTTTCTGCGGGAACTGGTGCGCGTGCCGTCGGACAATCCGCCTGGCGATTGCGAACCGGTGGCGCGGCGCGCCGAGGCGCTGTTGCAGGGCCTCGGCCTGGACGTCGAGGCTTATGGTGTTCCCGTCGAGACGGTGCGCGCGCATGGCATGCGCTCCGTCGTCAACCTCATCGTGCGGCATCGCTTCGGTCCGGACGGCCCAGTGGTGGCGCTGAACGCGCATGGCGATGTGGTGCCCCCGGGTGACGGCTGGCGCCACGATCCCTATGGCGGCGCTGTCGAGGCCGATCCCCTGCATGGCCCGGTGATGTACGGTCGCGGCGTGGCGGTCTCCAAATCGGATTTCGCCACCTATACCTGGGCCTTGCTCGCCTTGCGCGATGCGCAGCGGCGCGGGGCGCCGTACCGGGGCACGGTGGAGCTGCATTTCACCTTCGACGAGGAAGCGGGCGGCGAGCTCGGTCCGCGCTGGCTGCTGGACCAGGGATACAGCCGGCCGGACTATGCCATCTCCGCCGGCTTCGGCTACGCCGTCACGTCGGCGCACAACGGCTGCCTGCATCTGGAAATCGCCGTACAGGGTCGCCAGGCGCATGCCGCCATGCCGCACACGGGCGCCGATGCGCTGGAGGCGGCCACCTCCGTCCTGCAGGCGCTGTATGCGTTCCGCGCCGAGCTGGCGCAGCGGCATTCCGCTACGCCGGGCATCGGCAGCCCGACGCTTACCGTGGGCCTGATCGAGGGCGGCATCAATACCAACGTCGTGCCCGACCGTGTGGTCTGCCGCCTGGACCGCCGCATGATTCCCGAAGAGGCCGGCCATGACGCCGAAGGCGAACTGCGGGCCATCGTGCAGGCTGCGATCGCGGGCCATCCAGGCTGCCGCGCGAGCGTGCGGCGCGTCATGCTGGCGCAGCCCCTTGCGCAACTGCCGGGGGCCGACCGCCTGATCGCACCCTTGCGGCGCCATGCCGCGGCGGTAATGGGCACCGACATTCCGGTGCAGGGCGTGCCGCTCTATACGGACGCCCGGCATTACACGCATAGCGGCATTCCCACCGTCCTGTACGGTGCCGGCCCCCGCACGCTGCTCGAAGCGGGCGGGCACAACGTCAACGAAAACCTGCGCCTGGAAGACTTGCGCAAGGCCACCAAGGTCGTGGCGTTGACGCTGGAGGACCTGCTTTCCTGA
- a CDS encoding amino acid ABC transporter permease, with the protein MAYRFDFLAVADYAPVLLKGLAVTVELIAVGALAGVAVGIACAWARTQGPRWTRPPVTAYVELVRNTPFLIQLFFIFFGLPSIGVQLSEMQAACLAMAINLGAYSAEIIRAGIAATPPGQYEAGLSLAMTRMQIFRHVVLGPALARIWPALSSQIVIVMLGSAVCSQIAAEDLSFAANFIQSRNFRPFEIYIVTTLIYLALAIALRQLLRLTGRRIFGRRPA; encoded by the coding sequence ATGGCGTATCGCTTCGATTTCCTGGCAGTGGCCGACTATGCGCCGGTCCTGCTCAAAGGGCTGGCCGTGACCGTCGAGCTGATCGCGGTCGGCGCGCTAGCGGGCGTCGCGGTCGGCATTGCCTGCGCCTGGGCACGTACCCAGGGGCCACGCTGGACGCGTCCACCGGTCACCGCTTACGTCGAGCTCGTACGCAATACGCCTTTCCTGATCCAGCTCTTCTTCATCTTCTTCGGCTTGCCCTCCATTGGCGTGCAGTTGAGCGAGATGCAGGCCGCCTGCCTGGCGATGGCCATCAACCTGGGCGCCTACAGCGCTGAGATCATCCGCGCCGGCATCGCGGCCACGCCGCCAGGCCAATATGAAGCAGGGCTGAGCCTGGCGATGACACGCATGCAGATCTTCCGCCATGTCGTGCTCGGACCGGCCCTGGCCCGCATCTGGCCGGCGCTGTCATCGCAGATCGTCATCGTGATGCTCGGTTCGGCGGTGTGCTCGCAGATCGCCGCCGAAGACCTGTCCTTCGCCGCGAACTTCATCCAGTCACGCAATTTCCGGCCGTTCGAAATCTACATTGTGACCACGCTGATCTACCTGGCGCTCGCCATCGCCCTGCGCCAACTGCTGCGCCTCACGGGCCGGCGGATTTTCGGCAGGCGGCCCGCATGA
- a CDS encoding amino acid ABC transporter ATP-binding protein: MPLIALEDVRKSFGATEVLKGVTLRIDPGEVIAIIGRSGSGKSTLLRCVNGLETIDSGSIMVADAKLGDDDLHLRALRLKVGMVFQQFNLFPHLTAGRNVMLSPMVTRKLPEAEARALARIMLEHVGLAHKFDAWPDQLSGGQQQRVAIARALAMQPIALLCDEITSALDPELVNEVLAVVRDLADDGMTLLMVTHEMRFAREVCDRVVFMHEGRVHEMGAPDEVFDAPRTPELRHFLGMAN, translated from the coding sequence ATGCCTCTCATCGCGCTTGAAGACGTACGCAAAAGCTTCGGGGCCACCGAGGTCCTCAAGGGCGTCACGCTGCGTATCGATCCCGGCGAAGTCATCGCCATCATCGGCCGCAGCGGTTCGGGCAAAAGCACGCTGCTGCGCTGCGTGAACGGACTGGAAACCATAGACAGCGGTTCCATCATGGTGGCCGATGCAAAGCTGGGCGATGACGACCTGCACCTGCGCGCCCTGCGCTTGAAGGTCGGCATGGTTTTCCAGCAATTCAACCTGTTCCCGCATTTGACCGCCGGCCGCAACGTCATGTTGTCGCCCATGGTCACCCGCAAGCTTCCGGAAGCCGAAGCGCGCGCGCTGGCGCGCATCATGCTGGAACATGTCGGGTTGGCGCACAAATTCGACGCCTGGCCCGATCAGTTGTCAGGTGGCCAGCAGCAGCGCGTGGCGATCGCGCGCGCCCTGGCCATGCAGCCCATCGCGCTGCTGTGCGACGAGATTACATCAGCCCTGGACCCGGAACTGGTCAACGAGGTGTTGGCCGTCGTGCGCGATCTTGCCGACGACGGCATGACGCTGCTGATGGTGACGCACGAAATGCGCTTCGCCCGCGAAGTGTGCGACCGCGTCGTATTCATGCATGAAGGACGCGTGCACGAGATGGGTGCGCCCGACGAAGTCTTCGACGCGCCACGTACGCCGGAACTGCGGCATTTCCTCGGTATGGCGAACTAG
- the gluQRS gene encoding tRNA glutamyl-Q(34) synthetase GluQRS, protein MDYIGRFAPSPSGPLHAGSLVAALASYLDSRAHAGAWLLRIEDVDAPRTVPGADRLIMQQLQALGLCWDGDVLWQSDRDAAYRAAFEQLSAQGLVYGCACTRREIIDNHAALARPQTALVDGERPYAGTCRNGLPPGRRPRAWRVRVPPGEETFVDRWLGPQRQDVAHAVGDFVLRRADGMWAYQLAVVVDDAAQGVTDIVRGADLLSSTARQRVLARLLGLPSPRVMHVPLVLDPITGLKLSKQNHAPPLDLSRPTHELARAWRALGFAPIAAETPAAFLAAATRQWAARYNG, encoded by the coding sequence ATGGATTACATCGGCCGTTTCGCTCCCAGCCCAAGCGGACCGCTGCACGCGGGATCGCTCGTCGCCGCGCTGGCCAGCTACCTCGATTCGCGCGCCCACGCAGGTGCGTGGCTGTTGCGCATCGAAGACGTCGATGCGCCACGCACCGTCCCCGGCGCCGATCGCCTCATCATGCAGCAGCTGCAGGCGTTGGGCTTGTGCTGGGACGGCGATGTACTGTGGCAGTCGGACCGCGACGCGGCCTACCGCGCCGCCTTCGAACAGCTGAGCGCGCAAGGCCTGGTGTACGGCTGCGCCTGCACACGCCGCGAGATCATCGACAATCATGCCGCCCTGGCGCGTCCGCAGACAGCGCTGGTGGATGGCGAGCGGCCCTACGCGGGAACCTGCCGCAATGGCCTGCCCCCGGGGCGGCGGCCACGCGCATGGCGCGTGCGCGTGCCGCCCGGCGAGGAGACCTTCGTCGACCGCTGGCTGGGGCCGCAACGGCAGGACGTGGCGCATGCCGTCGGCGACTTCGTGCTTCGGCGCGCCGACGGCATGTGGGCCTACCAGTTGGCAGTGGTGGTGGACGATGCCGCCCAAGGCGTGACCGATATCGTCCGCGGCGCCGATCTGCTCAGTTCGACGGCACGCCAGCGCGTGCTGGCGCGCCTGCTGGGCCTGCCATCACCGCGCGTCATGCACGTGCCGCTCGTACTTGATCCCATCACGGGACTCAAGCTCTCGAAGCAGAACCATGCGCCGCCCCTGGACCTGTCCCGTCCCACCCACGAACTGGCACGCGCCTGGCGCGCCCTCGGGTTCGCCCCCATCGCCGCGGAGACTCCGGCGGCGTTCCTGGCCGCAGCCACACGGCAATGGGCCGCCCGCTACAACGGCTGA
- a CDS encoding DUF494 family protein, with product MFDILVYLFENYYTPQACPAADVLAKRLAAAGFEHEDIDDALGWLYGLAETTERCVDLAQQPATGTRIYTDSEYRQLGSEAIGFITFLETAGVLPAPLREIVIDRALAAPESPVPLSKLKITALMVLWSQEADIDNLVLEELLDDDGDVRCLH from the coding sequence ATGTTCGATATCCTGGTCTATCTGTTTGAAAATTACTACACGCCGCAAGCCTGTCCTGCGGCCGATGTACTGGCGAAACGTCTGGCTGCCGCGGGCTTCGAGCACGAAGATATCGATGACGCGCTGGGCTGGTTGTACGGACTCGCCGAGACCACAGAGCGCTGCGTGGATCTCGCACAGCAGCCTGCCACGGGAACGCGCATCTACACCGACAGCGAATACCGCCAGCTCGGCAGCGAGGCGATCGGCTTCATCACGTTCCTGGAGACGGCTGGCGTCCTGCCGGCTCCCTTGCGCGAGATAGTCATCGACCGTGCGCTCGCCGCGCCTGAATCGCCCGTCCCGCTGTCCAAGCTGAAAATCACGGCGCTCATGGTGCTGTGGAGCCAGGAGGCGGACATCGACAATCTGGTCCTGGAGGAGCTCCTGGACGACGATGGCGACGTTCGCTGCCTGCACTGA
- a CDS encoding GntR family transcriptional regulator → MVDTSAEHIAQDIASAIVGHRLPPGTRLREEALARAYGVSRTKIRAALLMLSKDKLIRTVPDKGAFVSKPSAAEAREIFAVRRILETAMAREFVARARPADYKRLEQHLRHERKAVAAGDAQLRNRLLGDFHILLAEIAGNSVLTEVLREMSARSAVLTVLYQSTADAACSSEEHHAFLAAARAGDADEACRLMIEHLQHVEAALDFDADAAPDGDLVAALLT, encoded by the coding sequence ATGGTCGACACCAGCGCCGAACACATTGCCCAGGACATCGCCTCGGCCATCGTTGGCCATCGCCTGCCGCCCGGCACGCGGCTGCGCGAGGAAGCGCTGGCGCGCGCCTATGGCGTCAGCCGCACCAAGATCCGCGCCGCGCTGCTGATGCTGTCCAAGGACAAACTGATCCGCACAGTCCCGGACAAGGGCGCATTCGTCAGCAAACCCAGCGCGGCGGAAGCCCGCGAGATCTTCGCGGTGCGCCGCATTCTCGAGACGGCCATGGCGCGCGAGTTCGTCGCGCGCGCCCGCCCGGCCGACTACAAGCGGCTGGAGCAGCACCTCAGGCATGAGCGCAAGGCGGTAGCGGCCGGCGATGCGCAACTGCGCAACCGTCTATTGGGCGATTTCCATATCCTGCTGGCGGAGATTGCCGGCAATTCGGTGCTGACTGAAGTGCTGCGCGAAATGTCGGCCCGGAGCGCCGTCCTGACCGTCCTCTACCAGTCCACCGCGGATGCGGCGTGCTCGTCGGAGGAGCACCATGCTTTCCTCGCCGCCGCGCGCGCGGGCGATGCGGACGAGGCGTGCCGCCTGATGATCGAGCATCTCCAGCATGTCGAAGCCGCGCTGGATTTCGATGCCGACGCGGCACCCGACGGCGATCTGGTGGCTGCGCTGCTCACCTGA
- a CDS encoding allantoate amidohydrolase has product MSLSASASRGERVLQWADALAAHSDHPEHLTCAYLTPAHRAVAALLEAWMREAGFDTVRHDDAGNVIGLYRAAAETPAPRLVATGSHYDTVRNGGRYDGRLGILLPIAIVADLHTQGRRLPFDFEVVAFAEEEGLRFGSTFLGSSAYTGLFDTAMLDRSDGAGITMRDAIAQAGFDPARIAACGTDVARLAHFFEVHIEQGPILLERGLAVGVVSAIAGGVRRLLVLEGQAGHAGTTPMNLRHDAACAAAEIVLAVERRCAQAPGLVGTVGRLEVPEGSVNVIPGCCRLSLDVRAAEDGVRDAALADIEAEIETICARRGVRYAVEEVMRKAATPCAAAQRALWGAAIAAHGVPVHELPSGAGHDAMAVAKVAPVSMLFLRCGNGGISHNPLETVTSEDVQLAGAITESFLLGLARTLPEAV; this is encoded by the coding sequence ATGTCCCTATCCGCATCCGCCTCGCGGGGCGAACGCGTGCTGCAGTGGGCCGACGCCCTCGCCGCGCATTCCGACCACCCCGAGCACCTGACCTGCGCCTATCTGACACCCGCCCACCGCGCGGTAGCCGCCCTGCTCGAAGCCTGGATGCGCGAAGCCGGCTTCGATACGGTGCGCCACGACGACGCGGGCAACGTGATCGGGCTATATCGCGCGGCGGCCGAAACGCCCGCGCCGCGCCTGGTCGCGACCGGCAGCCATTACGACACCGTGCGCAATGGCGGCCGCTATGACGGCAGGCTGGGGATCCTGCTGCCCATCGCCATCGTCGCCGACCTCCACACGCAGGGGCGACGTCTGCCCTTCGATTTCGAGGTGGTGGCGTTCGCCGAGGAAGAAGGGCTGCGGTTCGGCAGCACATTCCTCGGTTCTTCCGCTTACACAGGTCTCTTCGACACCGCCATGCTCGACCGCAGCGATGGCGCCGGCATCACCATGCGCGACGCGATTGCGCAGGCCGGCTTCGATCCCGCGCGCATAGCGGCCTGCGGTACCGACGTCGCGCGCCTGGCCCACTTCTTTGAAGTGCACATCGAACAAGGACCCATCCTGCTCGAGCGTGGCCTGGCGGTCGGCGTGGTCAGCGCCATCGCGGGCGGCGTGCGGCGGCTTCTTGTGCTGGAAGGCCAGGCCGGCCACGCCGGTACGACCCCGATGAACCTGCGGCACGATGCCGCCTGTGCCGCCGCCGAAATCGTGCTGGCCGTCGAGCGGCGCTGCGCGCAGGCGCCCGGGCTGGTCGGTACGGTCGGGCGACTGGAGGTTCCGGAGGGCTCGGTGAACGTCATACCGGGATGCTGCCGCCTCTCCCTGGACGTGCGGGCGGCCGAAGACGGCGTGCGCGACGCGGCGCTGGCCGATATCGAGGCAGAGATCGAGACAATCTGCGCCCGCCGCGGCGTCCGATACGCCGTGGAGGAAGTCATGCGCAAGGCCGCCACGCCATGCGCCGCGGCCCAGCGCGCGCTCTGGGGCGCGGCCATCGCGGCGCATGGCGTACCGGTCCATGAGCTGCCTTCCGGCGCGGGGCACGACGCGATGGCGGTGGCCAAAGTCGCGCCGGTGAGCATGCTGTTCCTGCGTTGCGGCAATGGCGGCATCAGCCACAATCCCTTGGAAACCGTCACCTCCGAGGACGTGCAACTGGCCGGGGCCATCACCGAATCGTTCCTGCTGGGGCTGGCGCGCACACTGCCGGAAGCGGTTTGA